A genomic window from Aricia agestis chromosome 8, ilAriAges1.1, whole genome shotgun sequence includes:
- the LOC121729402 gene encoding dual specificity protein kinase Ttk-like, translating into MNNTTETTSNSFKFAPMPLSALLANLKPLQQEEDTPDSSFNNDESDDSVEEINTKCFATTKVISTSTPQNAKSMSKAVSEKKIHSEHNKENVDSNGTSNQTYPNNQFQNPFQGPHVQKTPSTYLNSERKRYGLVSHDKYSNVSSYKGSALKRTPDMQKLRSTQKTKTATPKIKSGIRKFTPGSSTRKSQKKTPLQTIIQNRDKVRCELFRHPQNADPVDPPPVPVAMASKASITPLLAPTSTPGPAPAPTLTPAPPPPLTPAPPPPLTPAPAPVAATPAIPVSVPASQPVPATPLNKKPIPTSYAATPSYPQGAVGNNSKILFKTTSIKDRKYMFIKKLGTGGSSEVYKVLEVGTSNEYAVKCVYLATDQELAQGYINEVRLLRSLQNSDRVVKLYDYEYDRTNQILRLVLEVGETDLSSILKARAGDLPPALVLHYWEEMLHAVNYIHDHGVIHADLKPANFLLVCGRLKLIDFGIASAISSDATSVVRSQAAGTYSYISPEALTGGAGGYGGSASIKISFRSDVWSLGCILYSMVYGRTPFGHIPNLTKLAVIVNPNHRIEFPAVEHLPQSLISSLKWCLTYNARARPFVRDLLAVKHLQLGACTCQQRTPAPAPSWPYYSISTGHETGLNCHNNNTDH; encoded by the exons ATGAATAATACCACGGAAACAACATCCAACAGCTTTAAGTTTGCGCCTATGCCACTTTCGGCATTGCTTGCTAATTTAAAACCCTTGCAGCAAGAAGAGGATACCCCCGACTCTAGTTTTAATAACGACGAAAGTGACGATTCGGTGGAAGAGATCAATACAAAATGTTTCGCTACGACGAAAGTAATCTCAACATCAACACCTCAAAACGCGAAAAGTATGAGTAAAGCCGTCTCGGAAAAGAAGATCCACAGTGAACACAACAAAGAAAATGTCGATAGCAACGGGACGTCGAATCAAACGTACCCGAACAATCAATTTCAAAACCCTTTCCAAGGACCACACGTTCAGAAAACTCCATCAACGTATCTCAACAGCGAGAGGAAAAGGTACGGACTCGTGTCACACGACAAATATTCGAACGTGTCCAGCTACAAGGGGTCGGCGCTCAAAAGGACACCGGATATGCAAAAACTGCGTAGTACTCAGAAAACGAAGACAGCAACGCCTAAAATAAAGTCTGGCATACGCAAATTCACACCCGGGTCGTCGACGCGCAAAAGTCAGAAGAAGACGCCGCTACAGACTATAATTCAGAATAGGGATAAAGTGAGGTGTGAATTGTTTAGGCACCCACAAAATGCGGATCCTGTGGATCCTCCACCTGTACCTGTGGCGATGGCGTCTAAAGCTTCCATCACACCCTTACTGGCTCCTACGTCAACTCCTGGCCCTGCACCTGCACCGACCCTTACTCCTGCACCCCCACCGCCCCTCACTCCTGCACCCCCACCACCCCTCACTCCTGCACCAGCCCCTGTAGCTGCAACTCCAGCTATCCCGGTCTCAGTTCCAGCATCTCAGCCTGTTCCAGCTACTCCTTTGAATAAAAAACCTATACCAACTTCATATGCAGCAACTCCATCCTATCCACAAGGTGCCGTTGGAAACAACtctaaaatattgttcaaaaCTACAAGCATCAAGGACAGAAAATACATGTTCATCAAAAAGTTGGGCACAGGTGGCTCCAGTGAAGTTTACAAG GTGCTAGAGGTGGGAACATCAAATGAATATGCAGTGAAATGTGTTTACTTGGCTACCGACCAGGAGTTGGCGCAGGGGTACATCAATGAAGTGAGGTTGCTGCGGTCCCTGCAGAACTCAGACAGAGTTGTTAAACTTTATGATTA TGAGTATGATCGTACAAATCAAATACTAAGATTGGTGCTGGAAGTTGGAGAAACCGACCTGTCGTCAATACTGAAGGCTCGTGCTGGTGATCTCCCTCCAGCGCTGGTGCTGCATTACTGGGAGGAGATGCTACATGCTGTAAACTACATACATGACCATG GTGTGATCCATGCAGATTTGAAGCCAGCAAACTTTTTGCTTGTGTGTGGTAGACTGAAATTGATAGACTTTGGTATAGCCTCCGCTATCAGTAGTGATGCTACAAGTGTGGTGCGATCTCAGGCAGCAGGGACATACTCCTACATAAGCCCTGAAGCTTTAACAGGTGGAGCGGGAGGCTACGGAGGCAGTGCATCAATCAAG ATTTCATTTAGATCAGACGTATGGTCCCTTGGATGTATTTTGTATAGCATGGTCTACGGGCGGACTCCTTTTGGTCACATACCAAACTTAACAAAATTGGCTGTAATCGTGAACCCGAATCATCGCATCGAATTTCCTGCAGTTGAAC ACCTGCCGCAGTCTCTGATATCGTCGCTCAAGTGGTGTTTGACGTACAACGCGCGGGCGCGGCCGTTTGTGCGAGACCTGCTAGCCGTGAAACACCTACAGCTCGGCGCCTGTACGTGCCAGCAGCGGACCCCCGCGCCAGCGCCCAGCTGGCCATACTACAGCATTAGCACAGGACATGAAACTGGCTTAAACTGCCACAATAACAACACCGACCACTAA